TTCGTTGGCGTCGATCACGAGCGGTGCGCCGAGCACCACGAGCGGCGCGCCGTGCGCGGGGCACTCGATCGCCTGCGGGATCGTGAGCCCGCCAACGGCCTGCACCGGCACGTTCACGGCGTCGACGACGGCGTCGAGTTCGTCCATCGGACTCAGCCCCTTGACCAGGCCGCGCTCGTCGAAGCCGATGTGGTGAATGATGTAGTCGCACCCGAGCGACTCCAGCCACTGTGCGTTCTTCACGCGGTCTTCGGCGATCATGTTGTCGCCCATCACCTTGATGCCGTACGTGCGCGCGGCGTCCACCACGCGACGCACCGTTGCCTCGTGCGCGCGTCCCATCACCACCACGAGATCGGCACCCGCCCTCGCCATCATCTCCGCCTCGAGGTACCCGCCGTCCATCGTCTTCAGGTCGGCCACGATGGGGTGATCGGGGAACCGCGCGCGCAGCTTCTCGACGGCGTGCAGGCCTTCGGCGAGGAGCAACGGCGTTCCGGCTTCGAGCCAGTCCACGCCCGCCTCGACGGCAATCGCCGCCGTGTCGAGCGCTTCATCGATGTTCGTGAGGTCGAGCGAGATCTGGACGATCGGGAATGTCAGCGAGTCGAGACGAGCCACGGGGGCAGTGTAGCGAATTCTCTCTATCTCAGCAGCACCGCACGCGCGGGGCTGCCGTCGGCGCCTTCGATCTTCAGCGGCAGGACCACGAGCAGGTACTCGCCCGGCGCGGCGTGGGTCAGGTCCAGGCCCTCGACGATGAACACGTCGTGGCCGAGGAGCATGCGGTGCGTGACGGGCTCGGCCGCGTGGAAGCCCTCCACCGACAGGTAGTCCACGCCCACCGTGCGCACGCCGCACTCGACGATGTATTGCGCGGCGTCTTCGGCGATATAGATGAACTCGGTGTCGAACGGCGCGCCGCTCTGGAGCGAGCCGGAATTGGTCGTCTTGAAGAGCGCGGCGCTGGCGCCTTCGATCCGGCCGACGAGATCGGCCTTCGTGATGGCCTGCGTGACGTGCGTGAGGTCGATCACGCGAGCCGGCACGATCATCTGGTCGAGCGGGACCGATTCCACCGTCTGTGGACTCATGCCGAAGTGCCACGGCGAGTCCACGTGCGTCCCGGCGTGGCACGACACGCGGAAGTACGACACGTTGCAGATGTCGCCCTTGTCGATGCGCAGCAGGGGCTCGAACTGCCACACCTCCTGTCCGGGCCACGGGGCCACCCGCCCACTCAGCGTCACCGTGACATCGAGCGCCGTACCGTTGTTCACGTAGTCGTCGATCCAGGACATGAACGAGAGTGTATGCTCTGCGGCACAACCATGAATCAACGACGCCTTTTCGTCGCCAGTTGTGTCGCGCTCATCGCCACGGCCATGTCGTTTGCCATTCGCGGCGACATCATGGGCGACGTGCAGCAGGAACTGCACCTCACTGACGTCCAGGTCGGGTGGATCCTCGGGGCCGCGTTCTGGGGCTTCGGGCTGTCGATCCTGTTCGGCGGGCCGTTGTGCGACCTGCTCGGAATGGGCACGATCATGCGGCTCGCCGCGGCCGGCCACATCATCGGTGCGCTGCTCACCATTGTCTCGACGAACTTCACCATCTTCTTCCTGTCGACCGTCGT
The Acidobacteriota bacterium DNA segment above includes these coding regions:
- a CDS encoding cyclase family protein, with translation MSWIDDYVNNGTALDVTVTLSGRVAPWPGQEVWQFEPLLRIDKGDICNVSYFRVSCHAGTHVDSPWHFGMSPQTVESVPLDQMIVPARVIDLTHVTQAITKADLVGRIEGASAALFKTTNSGSLQSGAPFDTEFIYIAEDAAQYIVECGVRTVGVDYLSVEGFHAAEPVTHRMLLGHDVFIVEGLDLTHAAPGEYLLVVLPLKIEGADGSPARAVLLR
- a CDS encoding orotidine 5'-phosphate decarboxylase, whose translation is MTFPIVQISLDLTNIDEALDTAAIAVEAGVDWLEAGTPLLLAEGLHAVEKLRARFPDHPIVADLKTMDGGYLEAEMMARAGADLVVVMGRAHEATVRRVVDAARTYGIKVMGDNMIAEDRVKNAQWLESLGCDYIIHHIGFDERGLVKGLSPMDELDAVVDAVNVPVQAVGGLTIPQAIECPAHGAPLVVLGAPLVIDANEFKTSSNDLHTVLREISTEIRKTPLTRWTPEGTRR